In one Flavobacteriales bacterium genomic region, the following are encoded:
- a CDS encoding C1 family peptidase gives MVAVLALAWAPRARAQGDPRAGTALPKAEGLMRFPVVLAAPRIATASLPPRVDLSHRVPPPGDQGMTNTCAGWAVGYTLCSAIHAELSGDTALRREAPDAARLFSPSFIYARALRGRPCGSDVFLADALHVADSLGCCAFSELPFDTAQVQHDCARVPEKAEELARRFRLAGIERIADGATDAVRAALAQGRLVVVNANVDSSFTAAGDRSGGDRPFTWQPVTFADTYGHAVVIMGYDDADKSFLVQNSWGLMWGFQGTFRMPYAVYMAYVSEAYAVDATIRLIGLVPPPVQADTARQGRRRMEASLKEGEAIAHHGIVLHAVDVDPAAGTALLRLGDADDGRMLHHLRLAVGDTRTVHHEGRAYSVSRPGPSAEGEQTRLRLRARPAHRDPELRQALRRSARLAAGRRP, from the coding sequence ATGGTAGCAGTGCTCGCGCTGGCGTGGGCGCCCCGGGCCCGTGCGCAGGGCGATCCGCGCGCGGGAACGGCCTTGCCCAAGGCCGAGGGCCTTATGCGCTTCCCGGTGGTGCTTGCTGCGCCCCGCATCGCCACCGCATCCCTGCCGCCGCGCGTGGACCTGAGCCACCGGGTGCCGCCGCCCGGCGACCAGGGCATGACGAACACCTGCGCGGGCTGGGCCGTGGGCTACACGCTGTGCAGCGCCATCCACGCCGAGCTGAGCGGCGATACCGCGCTGCGCCGCGAGGCACCGGATGCCGCGCGCCTGTTCAGCCCCTCGTTCATCTACGCCCGCGCGCTGCGCGGCAGGCCCTGCGGCAGCGATGTGTTCCTGGCCGATGCGCTGCACGTGGCCGACAGCCTGGGATGCTGCGCCTTCAGCGAGCTGCCCTTCGATACCGCACAGGTGCAGCACGATTGCGCCCGGGTGCCGGAGAAGGCCGAGGAGCTGGCGCGGCGGTTCCGATTGGCCGGCATCGAGCGCATCGCCGATGGCGCCACCGATGCGGTACGCGCCGCACTGGCGCAGGGCCGGCTGGTGGTGGTGAATGCGAACGTGGACAGCAGCTTCACCGCCGCGGGCGACCGCAGCGGCGGCGATCGGCCCTTCACCTGGCAGCCCGTCACCTTCGCGGACACCTATGGGCACGCCGTGGTGATCATGGGCTACGACGATGCGGACAAGAGCTTCCTGGTGCAGAATTCGTGGGGCCTGATGTGGGGCTTCCAGGGCACCTTCCGCATGCCCTATGCGGTTTACATGGCCTATGTGAGCGAGGCGTATGCGGTGGATGCCACCATCCGGCTCATCGGCCTGGTGCCGCCGCCGGTGCAGGCGGACACGGCGCGCCAGGGCCGGCGGCGCATGGAGGCCTCCTTGAAGGAAGGCGAGGCCATCGCGCACCACGGCATCGTGCTCCACGCGGTGGACGTGGACCCCGCCGCTGGCACGGCCCTGCTGCGCCTGGGCGACGCTGACGATGGCCGCATGCTGCACCACCTGCGTCTGGCCGTTGGTGACACGCGCACGGTGCACCATGAGGGACGCGCGTACTCCGTGAGTCGGCCTGGCCCCAGCGCGGAAGGGGAGCAGACGCGGCTTCGCCTGCGGGCCCGCCCTGCGCATCGCGATCCGGAGCTGCGCCAGGCGCTGCGGCGAAGCGCCCGACTGGCTGCAGGCCGGCGCCCGTGA
- a CDS encoding LLM class flavin-dependent oxidoreductase encodes MLELGLDTFGDVTVDADGRPLHPAQVLRNVVAEAELADRLGLHFFGVGEHHRPDFAVSAPEVVLAAIAARTQRIRLGSAVTVLSSDDPVRVFQRFSTLDALSNGRAEVIIGRGSFTESFPLFGFRLEDYDALFNERLELFCALLKEGPTTWSGRTRAPLKDQRVHPPTEGGALRTWIGVGGTPQSVIRAAQYGLPLMLAIIGGDPLAFAPFADLHRRALAQLGREPLPIGAHSPGYVAPTDEQAKEELWPHYSAMHARIGRERGWPPLTRAAFEQQAGPTGALCAGAPETVARKIARTAKALGLSRFDLKYSAGTLPHALQLRSIELYATEVAPRVQQLLA; translated from the coding sequence ATGCTGGAACTCGGCCTGGACACCTTCGGTGATGTGACGGTGGATGCGGACGGCCGTCCGCTGCACCCGGCGCAGGTGCTGCGCAATGTGGTGGCCGAGGCGGAGCTGGCCGACCGGCTGGGGCTGCACTTCTTCGGGGTGGGTGAGCACCACCGCCCCGACTTCGCGGTGAGTGCGCCCGAGGTGGTGCTTGCGGCGATCGCGGCGCGCACGCAGCGCATCCGGCTGGGCAGCGCGGTGACGGTGCTGAGCAGCGACGACCCGGTGCGCGTCTTCCAGCGCTTCAGCACGCTGGATGCGCTGAGCAACGGCCGGGCGGAGGTGATCATCGGCCGCGGGTCCTTCACCGAGAGCTTCCCCCTCTTCGGCTTCCGGCTGGAGGACTACGATGCGCTGTTCAACGAGCGGCTCGAGCTGTTCTGCGCGCTGCTGAAGGAGGGTCCCACCACGTGGAGCGGCCGCACGCGCGCGCCGCTGAAGGACCAGCGCGTGCACCCGCCCACCGAGGGCGGTGCGCTGCGCACCTGGATCGGCGTGGGCGGCACGCCGCAGTCGGTGATCCGTGCGGCGCAATACGGGCTGCCGCTGATGCTCGCCATCATCGGTGGCGACCCGCTGGCCTTCGCCCCCTTCGCCGACCTGCACCGGCGGGCCCTGGCGCAGCTGGGCCGCGAGCCACTGCCCATCGGGGCGCACTCGCCCGGCTACGTGGCGCCCACCGACGAACAGGCGAAGGAGGAACTGTGGCCGCACTACAGCGCCATGCATGCCCGCATCGGGCGCGAGCGCGGCTGGCCGCCCCTCACGCGCGCCGCCTTCGAGCAGCAGGCGGGGCCCACGGGCGCCCTCTGCGCAGGCGCGCCGGAGACGGTGGCCCGCAAGATCGCCCGCACGGCCAAGGCGCTGGGGCTGTCCCGGTTCGACCTGAAGTACAGCGCGGGCACCTTGCCCCACGCGCTGCAGCTGCGGAGCATCGAGCTCTATGCCACCGAGGTGGCGCCGCGGGTGCAGCAGCTGCTGGCCTGA
- a CDS encoding DUF4260 domain-containing protein, with protein MRTLLRLEELVQFLGCALALYAAELPWWTYALLLLGPDIGMLGYLIGPRAGAFGYNLLHHKGLALACIVAGLYLNAITLFRPGSAWDTDLLLWTGIILYGHASMDRVFGCGLKFGDSFHHTHLGWIGRGGQGA; from the coding sequence ATGAGAACCCTCCTCCGCCTTGAAGAGCTCGTGCAATTCCTGGGCTGCGCACTCGCGCTGTATGCGGCCGAACTGCCGTGGTGGACCTACGCCCTGTTGCTCCTCGGCCCCGACATCGGCATGCTGGGCTACCTCATCGGGCCGCGCGCCGGGGCCTTCGGCTACAACCTGCTCCACCACAAGGGCCTGGCCCTGGCCTGCATCGTGGCTGGGCTCTACCTCAACGCCATCACGCTCTTCCGGCCGGGCTCCGCCTGGGATACCGACCTGCTGCTGTGGACCGGCATCATCCTTTATGGCCACGCCAGCATGGACCGCGTGTTCGGCTGCGGCCTCAAGTTCGGCGACAGCTTCCACCACACGCACCTGGGCTGGATCGGCCGCGGCGGGCAAGGGGCGTGA
- a CDS encoding exodeoxyribonuclease III, protein MKLISFNVNGIRASVGKGLHDTLRKLDADIVCFQETKATPEQVAQALAGADGYHVNAYGAVRPGYSGTAIASREQPAQVHFGIGMKGHDDEGRVVTCTFKELVVVCVYTPNSGEGMKRLDYRGEWDAAFRHYVARLAKGKLPVIVTGDLNVAHRPIDIARPKENYNKTSGYTQQEIDGMDALLAAGFVDSYRHLHPDTVKYSWWSQRFGARAKNVGWRIDYVLVSKGFEKKVKEAFILNEVMGSDHCPVGITW, encoded by the coding sequence ATGAAACTCATCTCCTTCAATGTGAACGGCATCCGCGCCAGCGTGGGCAAGGGGCTGCACGATACCCTGCGGAAGCTCGATGCGGACATCGTCTGCTTCCAGGAGACCAAGGCCACGCCCGAGCAGGTGGCGCAGGCCCTGGCCGGCGCGGACGGCTACCACGTGAACGCCTACGGCGCCGTGCGGCCCGGCTACAGCGGCACCGCCATCGCCAGCCGCGAGCAGCCCGCGCAGGTCCACTTCGGCATCGGCATGAAGGGCCACGACGACGAAGGCCGCGTGGTCACCTGCACCTTCAAGGAGCTGGTGGTGGTGTGCGTGTACACGCCCAACAGCGGTGAGGGCATGAAGCGGCTCGACTACCGCGGGGAGTGGGATGCCGCGTTCCGGCACTACGTGGCCAGGCTCGCCAAGGGCAAGCTGCCCGTGATCGTCACCGGCGACCTCAACGTGGCGCATCGGCCCATCGACATCGCCCGGCCCAAGGAGAACTACAACAAGACCAGCGGCTACACCCAGCAGGAGATCGACGGCATGGACGCCCTGCTCGCCGCCGGCTTCGTGGACAGCTACCGGCACCTCCATCCCGACACGGTGAAGTACAGCTGGTGGAGCCAGCGCTTCGGCGCCCGCGCCAAGAATGTGGGCTGGCGCATCGACTACGTGCTGGTGTCGAAAGGCTTCGAGAAGAAGGTGAAGGAGGCCTTCATCCTCAACGAGGTGATGGGCAGCGATCACTGCCCTGTGGGCATCACCTGGTAG
- a CDS encoding VOC family protein, whose translation MDSTSNALNWFEIATKDLDRAQLFYETVFGIRMEAMDMPGLQMRTFPADGSTGKVGGALVKSGMHTPSRTGALIYLNANPDLSGPLALVEKAGGKVLMPKTHISDEIGYMAFFEDTEGNAVAMHSQG comes from the coding sequence ATGGACAGCACCTCCAACGCCCTCAACTGGTTCGAGATCGCCACCAAAGACCTTGACCGCGCGCAGCTCTTCTACGAGACCGTCTTCGGAATCCGCATGGAGGCCATGGACATGCCCGGGCTGCAGATGCGCACCTTCCCCGCCGACGGCAGCACCGGCAAGGTGGGCGGCGCGCTGGTGAAGAGCGGCATGCACACCCCGAGTCGCACGGGCGCGCTCATCTACCTGAATGCGAACCCCGACCTCAGCGGGCCGCTGGCGCTGGTAGAGAAGGCCGGCGGCAAGGTGCTGATGCCCAAGACGCACATCAGCGACGAGATCGGCTACATGGCCTTCTTCGAGGACACCGAAGGCAATGCCGTGGCAATGCACTCGCAGGGATGA
- a CDS encoding DinB family protein: MVPSTTPASLHFSLARTLEVLERTPAVLHALLHGLSDDWTEHNEGPGTWTPSEVVGHLIHGERAHWMARVQRCLSADDKAFAHFDRQAHLEESAGKSLPQLLAEFEALRKRNLAALVALEITGAQLEGIGLHPGLGEVRLREVLAAWAAHDLAHIGQISRVLARQYREAVGPWRANLRVMG; this comes from the coding sequence ATGGTCCCCTCCACCACCCCCGCCTCGCTCCACTTCTCCCTCGCGCGCACGCTGGAGGTGCTGGAGCGCACGCCCGCGGTGCTGCACGCGCTGCTGCACGGGCTGAGCGACGACTGGACGGAGCACAACGAGGGGCCCGGCACCTGGACGCCCAGCGAGGTGGTGGGCCACCTGATCCACGGCGAGCGCGCGCATTGGATGGCCCGGGTGCAGCGGTGCTTGAGCGCCGACGACAAGGCCTTTGCACACTTCGACCGCCAGGCGCACCTGGAGGAGAGCGCCGGCAAATCGCTGCCGCAGCTGCTGGCCGAATTCGAAGCGCTGCGCAAGCGGAACCTGGCCGCGCTGGTGGCCTTGGAGATCACCGGCGCGCAGCTCGAGGGCATCGGCCTGCATCCCGGCCTGGGCGAGGTGCGGTTGCGCGAAGTGCTGGCCGCCTGGGCCGCGCACGACCTGGCGCACATCGGCCAGATCAGCCGCGTGCTGGCCCGCCAGTACCGCGAAGCCGTGGGGCCGTGGCGGGCGAACCTGAGGGTGATGGGCTAG
- a CDS encoding adenylate/guanylate cyclase domain-containing protein, whose amino-acid sequence MHRYTLSGAVWACAAMLLALCARAQAPTPRERAWADSLHAHIIGHDALAPTTGLPLVDSMARIHARAGEACLALEARIFRANLLDRLGRPDSSLHVLLGCRDELVNARCAPRSWVHWYNNLCSVYLSQGRFAEADSAARLALGRWRHSEPAVRELGLNQGIALANMGQMDASLACFEDVHAYGLQAPRPDLMEAALLNIGTLHAIGQRFEAADTCYHAVLRSTRRSGNTGNTTSALLNLAGLAENRGDGRLALRLIDSVVAIASATRDLELLANATLNLAEVMRKHGNKDSAFFTLQRHLALRDSILGLARVRAVADMEQKYESEKKAREIETLKVANLDSELARIRALRTRNIYLGAGLFVLVLAGALWNRLRYTRRAKREVEQAHAVSEELLHNILPEEVAAELKAKGYADVREFPQATILFTDFKGFTQLTEQLSATELVAEIDHCFKAFDGLMERYRIEKIKTIGDAYMAAGGLPDPAYGSPADVVNAALDMQAFMAAYKAERIAQGRLFFEMRVGIHTGPVIAGIVGVKKFAYDIWGDTVNTAARMESSGAVGEVNISEATFALVQEAPTPTGTPAFTFTPRGQVQAKGKGELAMFFVRRSAPR is encoded by the coding sequence ATGCATCGGTACACCCTGAGCGGTGCGGTTTGGGCTTGCGCGGCGATGCTGCTCGCGCTATGCGCACGGGCGCAGGCGCCCACGCCCCGGGAACGCGCGTGGGCCGACAGCCTCCATGCCCACATCATCGGGCACGATGCGCTGGCGCCGACCACCGGCCTGCCGCTGGTGGATTCCATGGCCCGCATCCATGCGCGTGCCGGTGAAGCCTGCCTGGCCCTGGAGGCCCGCATCTTCCGCGCGAACCTGCTGGACCGCCTGGGGCGGCCGGACAGCTCCCTGCACGTGCTGCTGGGCTGCCGCGATGAGCTGGTGAATGCCCGGTGCGCGCCCCGCTCCTGGGTGCACTGGTACAACAACCTCTGTTCCGTGTACCTGAGCCAGGGGCGCTTCGCGGAAGCGGACAGCGCCGCGCGCCTGGCCCTGGGCAGATGGCGCCACAGCGAACCGGCCGTGCGCGAGCTGGGCCTCAACCAAGGCATCGCGCTGGCCAATATGGGCCAAATGGACGCATCCCTGGCCTGCTTCGAGGACGTGCATGCCTACGGCCTGCAGGCGCCGCGGCCCGACCTGATGGAAGCCGCCCTGCTCAACATCGGCACCCTGCATGCCATCGGGCAGCGCTTCGAGGCGGCCGACACCTGCTACCATGCGGTGTTGCGCTCCACCCGCCGGTCGGGCAATACCGGCAACACCACCAGCGCCCTGCTCAACCTGGCCGGACTGGCCGAGAACCGCGGCGATGGCCGCCTGGCGCTGCGCCTCATCGACTCGGTGGTGGCCATCGCCAGCGCCACGCGCGACCTGGAGCTGCTGGCCAATGCCACGCTCAACCTGGCCGAGGTGATGCGCAAGCACGGCAACAAGGACTCGGCCTTCTTCACCCTGCAGCGGCACCTCGCGCTGCGCGACAGCATCCTGGGCCTGGCGCGCGTGCGCGCCGTGGCCGACATGGAGCAGAAGTACGAGAGCGAGAAGAAGGCGCGCGAGATCGAGACCCTGAAGGTGGCCAACCTGGACAGCGAGCTGGCGCGCATCAGGGCCCTGCGCACACGCAACATCTACCTCGGCGCGGGGCTCTTCGTGCTGGTGCTGGCCGGCGCGCTGTGGAACCGCCTGCGCTACACGCGCCGCGCCAAGCGCGAGGTGGAGCAGGCCCATGCCGTGAGCGAGGAGCTGCTGCACAACATCCTGCCCGAGGAGGTGGCCGCCGAGCTGAAGGCGAAGGGCTACGCCGATGTGCGCGAGTTCCCACAGGCCACCATCCTCTTCACCGACTTCAAGGGCTTCACCCAGCTCACCGAGCAGCTCAGCGCGACGGAGCTGGTGGCCGAGATCGACCATTGCTTCAAGGCCTTCGACGGCCTCATGGAGCGGTACCGCATCGAGAAGATCAAGACCATCGGCGATGCCTACATGGCCGCCGGCGGCCTGCCCGACCCCGCCTACGGGAGCCCGGCGGACGTGGTGAACGCCGCGCTCGACATGCAGGCCTTCATGGCGGCGTACAAGGCCGAGCGCATCGCCCAGGGCCGCCTCTTCTTCGAGATGCGCGTGGGCATCCACACCGGCCCGGTCATCGCCGGCATCGTGGGCGTGAAGAAGTTCGCGTACGACATCTGGGGCGATACCGTGAACACGGCGGCCCGCATGGAGAGCAGCGGCGCCGTGGGCGAGGTGAACATCAGCGAGGCGACCTTTGCGCTGGTGCAGGAGGCCCCCACGCCGACCGGCACCCCGGCCTTCACCTTCACCCCGCGCGGCCAGGTGCAGGCCAAGGGGAAGGGCGAGCTGGCCATGTTCTTCGTTCGCCGAAGCGCCCCCCGGTGA
- a CDS encoding DUF1800 domain-containing protein produces MPLTPYTGPFGRAEQQHLLRRTLFGCSNADLAHFQGQSLAQVVDALLTFTNDTAPPVKTYWNLNGSAPDPNALDPQVPFGSTWVDTPRYGSEVELADISSARLQSYAWWRTGLMVHQDRNIREKMALFWYNHMPTQVFQVFNPRFSYEYDQLLRTQCLGNFRQLVHDVTVSGAMLIYLNGFLNTANAPDENYARELMELFTLGEGSGYTEEDVQAAARVLTGWTVRETDQLGDIVLPYVAYRPSQHVTADKQFSAFFNNTIIQGQGGQDGGEAELNALLDMIMAKEEVSRFICRELYRFFVHGEIDAATEAQVIEPLAELFRAHMGAPDQLRTVMQALLTSDHFFSAQIRACMIMSPADLVIGSIRKLDMPMPTPAQVEAQYRVWRDVYFLTAYSGQELLNVPNVAGWPAYYQFPAYDDIWLDTATYPARNNSLAALLFSGFSTPNNLYQPESRNLEFKVDFVGLVGQFSDPMNPNALVSDAAELMFAVPVSLLVRTQLKISYLLLGQLTDSYWSDAYELYVTDPNTTDMTAQLVPSMLLWLFLDMAKAAETQLH; encoded by the coding sequence ATGCCACTCACCCCCTACACCGGCCCCTTCGGCCGCGCCGAGCAGCAGCACCTGCTGCGGCGCACCCTGTTCGGCTGCTCCAACGCCGACCTGGCCCACTTCCAAGGGCAGTCGCTCGCACAGGTGGTGGATGCGCTGCTCACCTTCACCAACGACACCGCGCCGCCGGTGAAGACCTACTGGAACCTCAATGGCAGCGCGCCCGATCCCAACGCGCTGGACCCGCAGGTGCCCTTCGGCAGCACCTGGGTGGACACCCCGCGCTACGGCAGTGAGGTGGAGCTGGCCGACATCAGCAGCGCGCGGCTGCAGAGCTACGCGTGGTGGCGCACGGGCCTCATGGTGCACCAGGACCGGAACATCCGCGAGAAGATGGCCCTCTTCTGGTACAACCACATGCCCACGCAGGTGTTCCAGGTCTTCAACCCGCGCTTCAGCTATGAGTACGACCAGCTGCTGCGCACGCAATGCCTGGGCAACTTCAGGCAGCTGGTGCACGATGTGACGGTGAGCGGCGCCATGCTCATCTACCTCAACGGCTTCCTCAACACGGCCAACGCGCCCGACGAGAACTATGCGCGCGAGCTGATGGAGCTCTTCACCCTGGGCGAGGGCAGCGGCTACACCGAGGAGGACGTGCAGGCGGCGGCACGGGTGCTCACCGGATGGACCGTGCGCGAGACCGACCAGCTGGGCGACATCGTGCTGCCCTACGTGGCCTACCGCCCCAGCCAGCACGTCACCGCCGACAAGCAGTTCAGCGCCTTCTTCAACAACACCATCATCCAGGGGCAGGGCGGCCAGGACGGCGGCGAGGCCGAGCTGAACGCGCTGCTGGACATGATCATGGCCAAGGAGGAGGTCTCGCGCTTCATCTGCCGCGAGCTCTACCGCTTCTTCGTGCACGGTGAGATCGATGCCGCCACCGAGGCACAGGTGATCGAGCCGCTGGCCGAGCTCTTCCGGGCCCACATGGGCGCGCCAGACCAGCTGCGCACGGTGATGCAGGCGCTGCTGACGAGCGACCACTTCTTCAGCGCGCAGATCCGGGCGTGCATGATCATGAGCCCGGCCGACCTGGTGATCGGGTCCATCCGCAAGCTCGACATGCCCATGCCCACACCCGCGCAGGTGGAGGCGCAGTACCGCGTGTGGCGCGATGTGTACTTCCTCACCGCCTACAGCGGCCAGGAGCTGCTCAACGTGCCCAACGTGGCGGGCTGGCCGGCCTACTACCAGTTCCCCGCCTACGACGACATCTGGCTCGACACGGCCACCTATCCGGCGCGCAACAACTCGCTGGCGGCGCTGCTCTTCAGCGGCTTCTCCACGCCCAACAACCTCTACCAGCCCGAGAGCCGCAACCTGGAGTTCAAGGTGGACTTCGTTGGGCTGGTGGGCCAGTTCTCCGATCCCATGAACCCCAACGCGCTGGTGAGCGATGCGGCCGAGCTGATGTTCGCCGTGCCGGTGAGCCTGCTGGTGCGCACGCAGCTGAAGATCAGCTACCTGCTGCTCGGCCAGCTCACGGACAGCTACTGGAGCGACGCCTACGAGCTCTATGTGACCGACCCCAATACCACCGACATGACGGCGCAGCTGGTGCCGAGCATGCTGCTGTGGCTCTTCCTTGACATGGCGAAGGCCGCCGAGACCCAATTGCACTGA